From a single Solenopsis invicta isolate M01_SB chromosome 4, UNIL_Sinv_3.0, whole genome shotgun sequence genomic region:
- the LOC105195827 gene encoding dynein intermediate chain 3, axonemal: MEEEVREANAERMTENEKFQEVDAEWEYRYDDFFEAEQSLGSIEEKPYEEGEWEEEEKEKEMPPVQDWEKEAKKKIRIEMDDPSMGRRRTIYDLNAYASSRPSVNDISKFNAMQITTEPRKKIRYSVSMGIPGIVRIDLSPLTQKIVGCIIGEDVTTEYPWVHVRKDVIEDNIDLHSESSDFLPVKDEVYAYPDEMIFIGYAPSLTEEGQFYIVLTEEGRDAIVKHIQEKREDYENRVRNAIYKFPGQWHNLGSDAEVDANVVKNTRPLYEIEVTSTADLLNVPINLADRKADDQRDGYIELLPSSRQIFENIRRKLVSRYTQVTAIVRHNEAQTAPSIPVNSWYQYLYEYETVDLSTYTEEKIESFKDFLERYTDEMCDQILMNSTWDIYTNDYANLVRNEKDTQAPVPIGYEEHQSYYDGKIIVDKVINDFCWHPFWTGTAIATYTQHAKSEHLIGPKTDDEIFLAYEGNNKVLIWSFTDCLSPKLILECPREVTSVTVCPLDSNIIVGGCINGQIAIWHIPGKIEQVETVVTQTSAQVKYNIAMRNLMTWMRETTATSLISPTAMSALKYSQKAGITQIVWVPSHHKVDKNGRISSLPEDATLDDLSCQFVTASEDGTIAFWDLKWRPSEKDIREVRSRRKKKIHPDIQKSMAQPVSPFKILDRVFKPDYILAIQYPDESRQVVITTLSMYNPKFRKEQVEPFPVTRDDLTIRKYYKPIIEKTNYVMEPKMLIGTVEGDFGCITWTGYEFATDVSVNRETARWLWIKRVHDGPVTSAVRSNYYHQVVTTIGGKIFAVWRDDFGEPLIWKKSNVGYTACSWGIVRPTVLILGRMDGTVEIWDLIIKSHETSFVQSLSGRIITGIYTHELPLELQCIGFCDFNGSLRMFTAPRVLLTYDVGDVEWMKKFVDRQVQRRRKPWQFLEEAKERWKSMEIKRMQRLILWKKGLRKDVLEKQREPILRLRQEARTKKRKIREILNLQDKIFEETVVFLFPEQRQERRETLLPPLPVSAADRRLTIDEFIKKETAPRKEDVFADPEEEIIYNFLEVQAEALAKLKSTPFERTFNWSKVLAEGKSRRRSMDIELLKLNRPKKTCKVDGAVNDASRLICSV; this comes from the exons ATGGAGGAAGAAGTACGCGAAGCAAATGCGGAAAGAATGACGGAGAATGAAAAGTTTCAGGAGGTCGATGCCGAGTGGGAATACAGATACGATGACTTTTTCGAAGCGGAACAATCTCTCGGCTCGATCGAAGAAAAACCTTACGAAGAAGGGGAAtgggaagaggaagagaaagagaaagaaatgccGC CTGTACAAGATTGGGAGAAGGAGGCAAAGAAGAAAATTCGTATAGAAATGGATGATCCGTCAATGGGAAGACGGAGAACTATCTATGATCTCAACGCTTATGCCTCTTCTCGGCCGTCAGTGAACGACATTTCGAAATTTAACGCGATGCAGATAACCACGGAGCCAAGGAAGAAAATTCGATATTCCGTGTCGATG GGAATACCGGGAATTGTGAGAATCGATCTGTCGCCACTGACGCAGAAAATCGTCGGCTGTATCATTGGCGAGGACGTCACCACGGAATATCCATGGGTGCACGTTAGGAAGGATGTTATAGAGGATAATATAGATTTACATTCCGAGAGCAGCGATTTCCTGCCGGTAAAGGACGAGGTTTACGCATATCCGGACGAAATGATTTTTATCGGCTACGCACCGTCCCTAACCGAAGAGGGCCAATTCTATATTGTCCTCACCGAGGAGGGTAGAGATGCTATCGTGAAACATATACAAGAGAAGAGGGAGGATTACGAGAATCGCGTGAGAAATGCGATTTACAAATTTCCTGGCCAATGGCACAATTTGGGAAGCGATGCCGAGGTCGATGCCAATGTCGTCAAAAACACAAGACCATTATACGAGATTGAG GTTACATCTACCGCCGATTTATTGAACGTGCCGATAAATCTAGCGGACAGAAAGGCGGACGATCAGAGGGACGGATACATTGAACTGCTACCGAGTAGCCGGCAAATATTTGAGAATATACGGCGTAAATTGGTAAGCAGGTATACGCAAGTGACGGCGATCGTACGACACAACGAGGCGCAAACGGCGCCATCGATACCTGTCAATTCCTGGTACCAATATCTCTACGAATACGAGACAGTCGATTTGTCTACTTACACCGAAGAAAAGATAGAGTCCTTCAAGGATTTCCTGGAACGCTACACCGATGAAATGTGCGATCAG ATTTTAATGAACTCCACGTGGGATATATATACAAATGATTATGCAAATTTAGTACGCAATGAAAAGGACACGCAGGCACCGGTGCCGATAGGCTACGAGGAGCATCAGAGCTACTACGACGGAAAGATCATTGTGGATAAAGTTATCAACGATTTCTGCTGGCACCCGTTCTGGACCGGAACGGCGATAGCTACTTACACACAACATGCAAAGAGCGAACATCTAATAGGTCCTAAAACTGACGACGAG ATATTCTTAGCCTACGAGGGAAACAATAAAGTACTAATATGGTCCTTCACTGACTGTCTGTCACCTAAACTAATCCTCGAATGTCCAAGAGAAGTGACATCCGTTACTGTCTGCCCTCTCGACAGTAACATCATCGTAGGTGGCTGTATAAACGGCCAg ATCGCCATCTGGCACATTCCCGGCAAAATCGAGCAGGTGGAGACAGTGGTGACACAGACGAGCGCACAAGTAAAGTACAACATCGCGATGAGAAACTTGATGACATGGATGCGCGAGACGACGGCGACGTCGTTGATCAGTCCGACGGCGATGTCCGCCCTCAAGTACAGCCAGAAGGCGGGCATCACCCAGATAGTCTGGGTGCCCTCGCATCACAAGGTTGACAAAAACGGTCGGATCTCATCATTGCCGGAAGACGCGACCCTGGATGATCTAAGTTGTCAGTTCGTAACCGCCAGCGAAGACGGCACGATTGCTTTTTGGGATCTTAA ATGGCGGCCTTCGGAGAAGGATATCCGAGAAGTTCGTAGCAGACGGAAGAAGAAGATTCATCCAGATATTCAGAAATCCATGGCGCAGCCCGTGTCACCCTTCAAGATCCTCGATCGCGTCTTCAAGCCCGACTATATCCTCGCGATTCAATATCCGGACGAGAGCCGGCAGGTCGTGATAACGACTCTCAGCATGTACAATCCAAAGTTTCGCAAGGAACAAGTCGAACCGTTCCCAGTGACAAGGGACGATCTCACAATTAGAAAGTACTACAAACCCATAATCGAAAAGACGAACTACGTCATGGAGCCGAAGATGCTCATCGGTACCGTCGAAG GTGATTTTGGTTGCATAACGTGGACCGGCTACGAATTCGCCACCGACGTGAGCGTGAATCGCGAAACGGCACGGTGGCTCTGGATAAAGAGGGTGCACGACGGACCGGTTACTTCAGCGGTCAGATCCAATTATTATCATCAGGTGGTGACTACGATAGGCGGCAAGATCTTCGCTGTGTGGAGGGACGATTTCGGCGAGCCGCTCATTTGGAAGAAGTCCAATGTCGG ATACACAGCGTGTTCGTGGGGAATCGTACGCCCGACCGTTCTGATCTTGGGACGAATGGATGGCACCGTAGAAATTTGGGATCTCATAATCAAGAGCCACGAGACAAGTTTCGTGCAGAGTTTGTCAGGTCGGATAATTACGGGCATCTACACGCACGAGCTACCCCTGGAGCTGCAGTGTATCGGATTTTGCGACTTCAATGGCTCCTTAAGAATGTTCACCGCGCCGCGCGTTTTATTGACGTACGACGTAGGTGACGTCGAATGGATGAAAAAGTTCGTTGACCGACAAGTTCAAAGG CGTCGGAAGCCCTGGCAGTTCCTCGAAGAAGCCAAGGAACGATGGAAGTCAATGGAAATAAAGCGCATGCAACGACTGATCCTGTGGAAAAAAGGGCTGAGAAAAGACGTCCTCGAGAAGCAACGCGAGCCGATTCTTAGGCTGCGGCAGGAGGCGAGGACAAAGAAGCGCAAGATACGCGAGATCCTGAATTTGCAGGACAAGATCTTTGAGGAAACGGTCGTGTTCCTCTTCCCGGAGCAGCGTCAGGAGCGCAGAGAAACTTTGTTGCCGCCTTTGCCAGTTTCTGCGGCCGACAGACGCTTAACGATCGACGAGTTCATTAAGAAGGAAACCGCTCCTCGAAAAGAA GACGTTTTTGCCGATCCCGAGGaagaaattatatacaattttctgGAAGTGCAAGCCGAAGCCCTAGCCAAATTAAAGAGCACGCCTTTCGAACGCACGTTCAACTGGAGTAAAGTACTCGCGGAAGGGAAGTCGAGGAGAAGATCGATGGACATCGAACTCTTGAAGTTAAACAGGCCGAAGAAGACGTGCAAAGTGGACGGTGCTGTAAACGATGCATCACGTCTTATCTGCAGCGTATAA